From a single Vitis vinifera cultivar Pinot Noir 40024 chromosome 18, ASM3070453v1 genomic region:
- the LOC100247098 gene encoding 26S proteasome non-ATPase regulatory subunit 14 homolog isoform X2: protein MRTKRDLQSFGQEIKGTKGAEGREADEGCVVDFQVVLYKTRLAPKEKSCSQRNQNPIDQRETERNREKARGNSEMERLQRMFAGAGGALGHPPPDSPTLDSSEQVYISSLALLKMLKHGRAGVPMEVMGLMLGEFVDEYTVRVVDVFAMPQSGTGVSVEAVDHVFQTNMLDMLKQTGRPEMVVGWYHSHPGFGCWLSGVDINTQQSFEALNQRAVAVVVDPIQSVKGKVVIDAFRLINPQTMMLGQEPRQTTSNLGHLNKPSIQALIHGLNRHYYSIAINYRKNELEEKMLLNLHKKKWTDGLTLKRFDTHSKTNEQTVQEMLSLAIKYNKAVQEEDELPPEKLAIANVGRQDAKKHLEEHVSNLMSSNIVQTLGTMLDTVVF, encoded by the exons ATGAGGACTAAAAGAGATCTGCAAAGTTTCGGGCAAGAAATCAAGGGAACCAAAGGAGCTGAAGGAAGAGAAGCAGATGAAGGTTGTGTTGTGGACTTCCAG GTTGTTTTATATAAGACTAGACTGGCACCCAAAGAGAAATCTTGCTCCCaaagaaatcaaaatccgaTCGACCAGAGAGAAACCGAAAGAAACCGAGAGAAAGCCAGAGGAAATTCAGAGATGGAAAGGCTGCAGCGAATGTTTGCCGGTGCAGGAGGGGCATTGGGGCACCCTCCGCCGGATTCGCCGACTCTGGACTCGTCGGAGCAGGTTTACATTTCCTCTCTCGCTCTCCTCAAAATGCTCAAACACG GGAGAGCTGGAGTTCCCATGGAAGTCATGGGTCTGATGCTGGGAGAGTTCGTTGATGAGTACACAGTTCGTGTAGTAGATGTGTTCGCGATGCCGCAGAGTGGTACTGGCGTTAGTGTCGAGGCCGTTGATCATGTTTTCCAGACTAATATGCTTGATATGCTCAAACAAACTGGAAG ACCTGAGATGGTGGTAGGATGGTACCATTCACATCCTGGATTTGGCTGCTGGCTCTCTGGTGTGGACATTAACACACAACAG AGTTTTGAAGCTCTGAATCAGCGAGCTGTGGCAGTAGTGGTGGATCCAATTCAGAGTGTTAAGGGGAAGGTTGTGATTGATGCTTTCCGTTTGATAAATCCCCAAACCATGATGCTTGGCCAAGAGCCTCGACAGACAACATCAAATCTTGGGCATCTTAACAAACCATCCATTCAG GCTTTGATACACGGATTGAACAGGCACTATTACTCAATAGCTATTAATTACAGGAAGAATGAACTCGAGGAAAAGATGTTACTGAACCTACACAAGAAGAAATGGACAGATGGGCTTACACTTAAACGATTTGATACCCACTCCAAAACCAATGAGCAGACCGTTCAG GAGATGCTTAGTCTAGCTATCAAGTACAACAAGGCTGTACAGGAAGAGGATGAGTTGCCACCGGAAAAGCTGGCAATTGCAAATGTTGGAAGGCAAGATGCTAAGAAGCATCTTGAAGAACATGTCTCCAACTTGATGTCCTCAAACATTGTCCAAACTTTGGGAACCATGCTCGATACAGTTGTGTTCTAG
- the LOC100247098 gene encoding 26S proteasome non-ATPase regulatory subunit 14 homolog isoform X1, whose amino-acid sequence MRTKRDLQSFGQEIKGTKGAEGREADEGCVVDFQVVLYKTRLAPKEKSCSQRNQNPIDQRETERNREKARGNSEMERLQRMFAGAGGALGHPPPDSPTLDSSEQVYISSLALLKMLKHGRAGVPMEVMGLMLGEFVDEYTVRVVDVFAMPQSGTGVSVEAVDHVFQTNMLDMLKQTGRPEMVVGWYHSHPGFGCWLSGVDINTQQSFEALNQRAVAVVVDPIQSVKGKVVIDAFRLINPQTMMLGQEPRQTTSNLGHLNKPSIQALIHGLNRHYYSIAINYRKNELEEKMLLNLHKKKWTDGLTLKRFDTHSKTNEQTVQVSEGFSDFQIYSALQLWEYMLNLFLCCIWHTPTPVSICVMSSILLDVQIILLRFDVLFSMSNLTG is encoded by the exons ATGAGGACTAAAAGAGATCTGCAAAGTTTCGGGCAAGAAATCAAGGGAACCAAAGGAGCTGAAGGAAGAGAAGCAGATGAAGGTTGTGTTGTGGACTTCCAG GTTGTTTTATATAAGACTAGACTGGCACCCAAAGAGAAATCTTGCTCCCaaagaaatcaaaatccgaTCGACCAGAGAGAAACCGAAAGAAACCGAGAGAAAGCCAGAGGAAATTCAGAGATGGAAAGGCTGCAGCGAATGTTTGCCGGTGCAGGAGGGGCATTGGGGCACCCTCCGCCGGATTCGCCGACTCTGGACTCGTCGGAGCAGGTTTACATTTCCTCTCTCGCTCTCCTCAAAATGCTCAAACACG GGAGAGCTGGAGTTCCCATGGAAGTCATGGGTCTGATGCTGGGAGAGTTCGTTGATGAGTACACAGTTCGTGTAGTAGATGTGTTCGCGATGCCGCAGAGTGGTACTGGCGTTAGTGTCGAGGCCGTTGATCATGTTTTCCAGACTAATATGCTTGATATGCTCAAACAAACTGGAAG ACCTGAGATGGTGGTAGGATGGTACCATTCACATCCTGGATTTGGCTGCTGGCTCTCTGGTGTGGACATTAACACACAACAG AGTTTTGAAGCTCTGAATCAGCGAGCTGTGGCAGTAGTGGTGGATCCAATTCAGAGTGTTAAGGGGAAGGTTGTGATTGATGCTTTCCGTTTGATAAATCCCCAAACCATGATGCTTGGCCAAGAGCCTCGACAGACAACATCAAATCTTGGGCATCTTAACAAACCATCCATTCAG GCTTTGATACACGGATTGAACAGGCACTATTACTCAATAGCTATTAATTACAGGAAGAATGAACTCGAGGAAAAGATGTTACTGAACCTACACAAGAAGAAATGGACAGATGGGCTTACACTTAAACGATTTGATACCCACTCCAAAACCAATGAGCAGACCGTTCAGGTTAGTGAAGGTTTCAGTGACTTTCAAATTTATAGCGCATTACAGTTATGGGAATATATGCTCAATTTGTTTTTGTGCTGCATCTGGCACACTCCTACCCCAGTTTCTATCTGTGTGATGTCTTCTATTCTCTTGGACgttcaaattattttgttgaGATTTGATGTCTTGTTCTCCATGAGCAACCTAACAGGTTGA
- the LOC100264240 gene encoding probable carboxylesterase 2, with product MNSPLFTSCRNYSPIGYKLTVNLRNTIGLLFYAVVPVAFFKSSQFLMDSSKPKVIHEVVPYLRVYEDGTIERLLGTEVTPAAFDPQTGVVSTDVVVVPETGVSARLYRPKLTPNNQKLPLVVYFHGGAFCISSAADPKYHHCLNTLVATANVIAVSVNYRRAPEHPLPAAYDDSWAVLQWVASHSVGGEGSEAWVRDDVDFERVFLVGDSAGANIAHHLALRIVGSRSAQRMKLVGIGLIHPYFWGEDQIGSEAKDPVRKAMVDKWWQLVCPSGRGNDDPLINPFVDGAPSFKDLGCDKVLVCVAERDILRDRGRLYYETLVKSGWGGTAEMVETEGEDHVFHIFQADSDKARSLVRSVASFINH from the coding sequence ATGAATTCTCCACTGTTCACTTCGTGTAGAAATTATTCTCCTATAGGCTATAAATTGACTGTTAATCTTCGGAATACCATCGGCCTCTTGTTCTACGCTGTGGTACCAGTGGCATTTTTTAAGTCTTCTCAGTTTTTGATGGATTCAAGCAAGCCAAAAGTTATTCATGAGGTCGTTCCCTACCTCAGGGTATACGAAGACGGAACCATCGAGAGACTCCTCGGCACCGAGGTCACGCCCGCAGCTTTTGATCCTCAAACCGGCGTGGTATCCACAGACGTCGTCGTCGTACCTGAAACCGGTGTCTCCGCTAGACTCTACCGTCCCAAGCTCACACCCAACAACCAAAAACTTCCCCTCGTGGTGTACTTCCACGGTGGGGCATTTTGCATTTCATCAGCCGCTGATCCCAAATACCACCACTGTCTCAACACCCTAGTCGCAACGGCTAACGTCATCGCTGTGTCGGTGAATTACCGGCGAGCTCCTGAGCATCCACTTCCGGCTGCGTACGACGATTCCTGGGCGGTGCTTCAGTGGGTGGCTTCCCACTCGGTGGGAGGCGAAGGCAGTGAAGCCTGGGTCAGGGACGACGTTGACTTCGAGAGAGTGTTCCTGGTAGGTGACAGTGCTGGTGCCAATATAGCACACCATCTAGCTTTGAGGATTGTGGGATCCAGGTCAGCCCAAAGGATGAAGCTTGTTGGGATTGGTTTAATCCATCCCTATTTTTGGGGAGAAGACCAAATTGGGTCGGAGGCAAAGGATCCGGTGAGGAAGGCAATGGTGGATAAATGGTGGCAACTTGTTTGCCCGTCTGGAAGGGGAAACGATGATCCACTCATAAACCCGTTTGTGGATGGGGCCCCGAGTTTCAAAGACTTGGGGTGTGATAAGGTGCTGGTGTGTGTGGCAGAGAGAGACATACTGAGGGATAGAGGGCGGCTGTATTATGAAACATTGGTGAAGAGTGGGTGGGGAGGAACAGCGGAGATGGTGGAGACAGAAGGCGAGGACCACGTCTTCCATATATTTCAGGCCGACAGTGACAAGGCTCGAAGCTTGGTCAGAAGCGTGGCTTCATTTATAAATCACTAG